The Trueperaceae bacterium genome has a segment encoding these proteins:
- a CDS encoding cbb3-type cytochrome c oxidase subunit I → MTVTREHPGGRRLMVVYLVTGLSLVVLLMLAGLAMRMAQAGWLGLRPDYFYALMTLHGSGMIAALIVCGMGGIWYFVSREAELSLRLGYWAYGLVIGGVVLVLLATLVGRFATGWTFLYPLPFVNPTWPTWSTGAFLVGMVLITLGWSVWCVQVLAALLRRFGGLRGALAWDLVFRREAFSESGREPPPPQMLAATVTSFNGLLAAAASMLIGVPLVVRWLDPAVGLDPLWAKNATYFFGHEFANIIIYMLVAFVYVGLPHYTDRKWRTSRAFVLGWWGTMTFIVVNYSHHLYMDFAQPTALNYLGQVASYLSALPVAVVTVYGGVLLILGSGVRWALSTVFLYGGLAGWILGGVGALLDATIEYNLFFHNTLWVPAHFHGYLLGASFLFALGWAFLLLESRSGQRTSLANRWLVGGSVFGGIALLLASFYVAGAAGVPRRYAVEPEPGPALAALGSVGAILLLAGLGVSAAEAWRLWRAGRPAEEPAPRPDLAPETS, encoded by the coding sequence ATGACCGTCACCCGTGAGCACCCCGGCGGACGCCGCCTCATGGTCGTCTACCTCGTCACCGGGCTCTCGCTCGTCGTACTGCTCATGCTGGCCGGGCTCGCGATGCGGATGGCCCAGGCGGGCTGGCTGGGCCTCAGGCCCGACTACTTCTACGCGCTCATGACCCTGCACGGGTCCGGCATGATCGCGGCCCTGATCGTCTGCGGCATGGGCGGCATCTGGTACTTCGTCAGCCGCGAGGCGGAGCTGAGCCTGCGGCTGGGCTACTGGGCCTACGGGCTCGTCATCGGCGGCGTCGTCCTCGTGCTGCTGGCGACGCTCGTCGGTCGGTTCGCGACCGGCTGGACGTTCCTCTACCCGCTGCCGTTCGTCAACCCGACCTGGCCCACCTGGTCGACGGGAGCGTTCCTCGTCGGGATGGTGCTGATCACCCTCGGCTGGAGCGTGTGGTGCGTGCAGGTCCTCGCGGCGCTGCTGCGGCGCTTCGGCGGGCTGCGCGGCGCGCTGGCCTGGGACCTCGTGTTCCGCCGCGAGGCCTTCTCCGAGTCGGGACGCGAGCCCCCGCCGCCGCAGATGCTCGCGGCCACGGTGACGTCGTTCAACGGACTGCTGGCGGCGGCCGCGTCGATGCTCATCGGCGTCCCGCTGGTCGTGCGGTGGCTCGACCCCGCCGTCGGCCTCGACCCGCTGTGGGCGAAGAACGCCACCTACTTCTTCGGGCACGAGTTCGCGAACATCATCATCTACATGCTCGTCGCCTTCGTGTACGTCGGGCTGCCCCACTACACCGACAGGAAGTGGAGGACCTCGCGGGCGTTCGTGCTCGGCTGGTGGGGCACGATGACGTTCATCGTCGTCAACTACTCCCACCACCTGTACATGGACTTCGCGCAGCCCACGGCGCTCAACTACCTGGGGCAGGTGGCCTCGTACCTCTCGGCCCTGCCCGTGGCGGTCGTCACGGTCTACGGCGGCGTGCTGCTGATCCTCGGCTCCGGCGTCAGGTGGGCGCTCAGCACCGTCTTCCTCTACGGCGGCCTGGCCGGCTGGATCCTCGGCGGCGTGGGCGCGCTGCTCGACGCGACCATCGAGTACAACCTGTTCTTCCACAACACGCTCTGGGTCCCCGCCCACTTCCACGGCTACCTCCTCGGCGCCTCGTTCCTCTTCGCCCTCGGCTGGGCGTTCCTGCTGCTCGAGAGCCGCAGCGGGCAGCGCACCTCGCTCGCCAACCGCTGGCTGGTCGGCGGGAGCGTCTTCGGGGGCATCGCCCTGCTGCTGGCGTCCTTCTACGTCGCCGGCGCCGCCGGGGTGCCGCGGCGCTACGCCGTGGAGCCCGAGCCGGGCCCCGCGCTCGCCGCCCTGGGCTCGGTGGGCGCCATCCTCCTCCTCGCCGGCCTCGGGGTGAGCGCGGCCGAGGCCTGGCGCCTGTGGCGCGCCGGTAGGCCCGCGGAGGAGCCGGCTCCGCGGCCCGACCTCGCGCCGGAGACGTCGTGA
- a CDS encoding cytochrome c, with product MRRPSSASTIALAAVALVLIVVGVIRPHHEVPDHHLQHFFFIVAGGLIGIAASRVLPRDDAGGPGRRDLWLVPALLAPVAIMFVMWPTTYEYVEERPLLHFSEHAVLVALAFATTYSAHRFARPIGWLLGGAVAAMALLAAYGYGVSPGPSPLVAEVGAAQAQAASGGAVDGRAVYEQNCAACHQAEGGGVPGAFPPLAGHLGELLGSEGGRDYVVRVLLYGLQGPIAVQGQSYAGVMPAWAHLGDEQIAAVLSYVAGSWGNEAAGAPAFTSDEVAAARDEGLTPQQVLDLRGRLELP from the coding sequence GTGAGGCGGCCGTCCTCGGCGAGCACGATCGCGCTGGCAGCTGTCGCGCTGGTCCTCATCGTCGTCGGCGTGATCCGCCCCCATCACGAGGTCCCCGACCACCACCTCCAGCACTTCTTCTTCATCGTCGCCGGCGGCCTCATCGGCATCGCGGCCTCTCGCGTCCTCCCGCGCGACGACGCCGGCGGCCCCGGCCGCCGCGACCTCTGGTTGGTCCCGGCGCTCCTGGCGCCGGTGGCGATCATGTTCGTCATGTGGCCGACGACCTACGAGTACGTCGAGGAGCGGCCGCTGCTGCACTTCTCCGAGCACGCGGTCCTGGTGGCGCTCGCGTTCGCGACGACCTACTCGGCCCACCGCTTCGCCCGGCCCATCGGGTGGCTGCTGGGAGGTGCTGTGGCGGCGATGGCGCTGCTGGCCGCCTACGGCTACGGCGTGTCGCCCGGCCCGAGCCCGCTGGTCGCGGAGGTCGGCGCCGCGCAGGCGCAGGCCGCTTCCGGCGGGGCCGTGGACGGGCGAGCCGTCTACGAGCAGAACTGCGCCGCCTGCCACCAGGCCGAGGGCGGAGGCGTCCCCGGCGCGTTCCCGCCCCTCGCCGGTCACCTCGGCGAGCTGCTGGGGTCCGAGGGCGGCCGCGACTACGTCGTGCGCGTCCTGCTCTACGGGCTGCAGGGGCCCATCGCCGTGCAGGGGCAGTCGTACGCCGGGGTCATGCCCGCCTGGGCCCACCTGGGCGACGAGCAGATCGCCGCCGTCCTCTCCTACGTCGCCGGCTCCTGGGGCAACGAGGCCGCCGGCGCGCCGGCGTTCACGAGCGACGAGGTCGCCGCCGCGCGCGACGAGGGGCTCACGCCCCAACAGGTCCTCGACCTGAGGGGGCGCCTGGAGCTGCCCTGA
- the rpsT gene encoding 30S ribosomal protein S20, giving the protein MARNLSAMKRHRQDEKKRLANRARKSTIRTFTKKALAAAESGDFDAAAKYQKVVQGLVDKATKTNTLHKNTAARRKSRLAKRINSLRQQAQA; this is encoded by the coding sequence ATGGCTCGCAACCTGTCAGCCATGAAGCGGCACCGCCAGGACGAGAAGAAGCGCCTGGCGAACCGCGCGCGCAAGAGCACGATCCGCACCTTCACGAAGAAGGCGCTCGCCGCCGCCGAGTCGGGCGACTTCGACGCCGCCGCGAAGTACCAGAAGGTCGTGCAGGGGCTCGTGGACAAGGCCACGAAGACGAACACGCTGCACAAGAACACGGCCGCGCGCCGCAAGTCCCGCCTCGCCAAGAGGATCAACTCGCTGCGCCAGCAGGCGCAGGCCTGA
- a CDS encoding uracil-DNA glycosylase, with product MPTVFDPYPPELAGCRLCPRLVEHRERVAREKRRAYRDEEYWGAPVPGFGDPHARLLIVGLAPGAHGSNRTGRMFTGDASGDFIYPALHRAGLASQPRAVSRHDGMRLAGVWITAPLRCVPPGNKPRPDELRNCSRWLEHDFAGLTEVRALLALGRVGHDAVVRLYRRRGLRVRAKDVPFAHGAVHRLDRMDGADEARAVPLVDAYHVSFQNTNTGRLTPAMFDEALAKAMALAGMVPARHD from the coding sequence ATGCCCACCGTCTTCGACCCCTACCCGCCCGAGCTGGCCGGCTGTCGGCTCTGCCCCCGCCTGGTCGAGCACCGCGAGCGCGTGGCGCGCGAGAAGCGGCGCGCCTACCGCGACGAGGAGTACTGGGGCGCGCCGGTGCCGGGCTTCGGCGACCCGCACGCGCGCCTGCTGATCGTGGGCCTGGCCCCGGGCGCCCACGGCAGCAACCGCACCGGGCGCATGTTCACGGGGGACGCGTCGGGCGACTTCATCTACCCCGCCCTCCACCGCGCCGGTCTGGCGAGCCAGCCGCGCGCGGTATCGAGGCACGACGGCATGAGGCTCGCGGGCGTGTGGATCACGGCGCCCCTGCGCTGCGTCCCCCCAGGCAACAAGCCCCGGCCCGACGAGCTGCGCAACTGCAGCCGCTGGCTCGAGCACGACTTCGCGGGGCTGACGGAGGTGAGGGCGCTGCTGGCCCTGGGCAGGGTCGGGCACGACGCGGTCGTCAGGCTCTACCGCCGGCGCGGCCTCCGCGTGCGCGCGAAGGACGTCCCGTTCGCGCACGGCGCCGTGCACCGCCTCGACCGCATGGACGGCGCCGACGAGGCCAGGGCGGTGCCGCTCGTCGACGCGTACCACGTGAGCTTCCAGAACACGAACACAGGCCGGCTCACGCCGGCCATGTTCGACGAGGCCCTGGCCAAGGCGATGGCCCTGGCCGGGATGGTCCCCGCGCGGCACGACTAG
- a CDS encoding RNA methyltransferase, whose translation MAGTRIVLVRTKDSANVGAAARAMRNFGLNDLWLVAPRCRLDERARALASHAADLLDTARVVASLDEALVGVSLAVGTSARPRRAPSYRVAAPREAAPLLEEGTAVLFGPEDHGLANEELTRCQLQVVIPTAEFSSLNLAQAVLVVAYEAWQARLQPVGEPSADARGPRPVVRGGRTGEAPASRDQLERFYAQLEDVLLRIGYTDARRAPSVMRMLRAVFDRAELSAHELSALRGLASQVRWAADQPPERLPRNGRQRER comes from the coding sequence ATGGCCGGGACGCGCATCGTGCTCGTCAGGACCAAGGACTCGGCCAACGTCGGGGCGGCGGCCCGGGCCATGCGCAACTTCGGCCTGAACGACCTCTGGCTCGTCGCCCCGCGCTGCCGCCTCGACGAGCGCGCCCGCGCGCTCGCCTCCCACGCCGCGGACCTCCTCGATACCGCGAGGGTCGTCGCCAGCCTCGACGAGGCGCTCGTCGGGGTCAGCCTGGCCGTGGGCACCAGCGCCAGGCCGCGGCGGGCGCCCTCCTACCGCGTGGCCGCCCCCCGCGAGGCGGCGCCGCTCCTCGAAGAGGGCACGGCGGTCCTGTTCGGGCCGGAGGACCACGGCCTGGCGAACGAGGAGCTCACGCGCTGCCAGCTCCAGGTCGTCATCCCCACCGCCGAGTTCTCGTCGCTGAACCTGGCGCAGGCCGTGCTCGTCGTCGCCTACGAGGCGTGGCAGGCGCGGCTCCAGCCCGTGGGCGAACCGTCGGCGGACGCGCGAGGCCCGCGGCCGGTGGTCCGCGGCGGCAGGACCGGCGAGGCGCCCGCCAGCCGCGACCAGCTCGAGCGCTTCTACGCGCAGCTCGAGGACGTGCTGCTGCGCATCGGCTACACCGACGCTCGGCGCGCCCCCAGCGTGATGCGCATGCTCCGGGCCGTCTTCGACAGGGCCGAGCTCAGCGCGCACGAGCTCTCCGCTCTGCGCGGCCTCGCCAGCCAGGTGCGCTGGGCCGCCGACCAGCCGCCGGAGCGGCTGCCGCGGAACGGCCGCCAGCGCGAGCGCTAG
- a CDS encoding Ig-like domain-containing protein: MKPAPRRREPLRPLALLALAGLALALGGCGGGTAPRRVARVVVRPGALLLTSEGETATLTAEVLDASGATVEAAVTWESSDPSVVAVSADGELTVTGPLGSAMVTATAGGVASFPTTVVVAEPVSGAILLHDDQVVTPPADVAGTADPVRQLVVLTGPDDLEPSDVIIGAQEVGIGGVVESVTPVQDGYEVVYAPLPPQDLFAKLLVDLDVDLAAAPVVPVGDLAGAVAVRPAGRGISEADAVSPTPVDLEIECQGGSTLATVSGLNTTLENALRYHVHVSEGIVDPVPTEFYVDGKITQKVTGGLSVKAGFTGTYTCTAKLFTIDVPIGGALSLLATPSVPIGVVLSAQGSLTLAGITLNVEDTDGLELDAGFEYDEVTGVKLHDEFKPIHEGPKLVLDLVTPTGFRVGLQGFFGLASGIDLEVVGLDPISIVQAQAGIQQSFDLAGPEAQAESSAYASAYDLSLVANVGIGTDLMELVEWLKLKAAAVQPAQLTVTQPLSRSPTGKLTASTTSPAPGEEVHLHVSLDPANLSYIGHYNVSKVEIYRARGTDEPGLFRIIEATQTDEAEFDSVWDTAGEPPGDYRFYAFVVDELLSRVVEVPLEVDGNSEVVVHLGGACTDELAAPFAPASACTGTTTWDYERSNEVNGIAQQLHVTASGLEWEQSGDDPSRFDLVAATVTWTDDVEYIAPCSITSSGTDVTVTNTDPDAGSYVTGLIVVQPDGTYYGSGYVYLVDAADDGCFGGTSDETVPLFQTGDEHPALVPDGSGGSFLTGFASSTDALDGRLETSWSFHFPRLPPGP; the protein is encoded by the coding sequence ATGAAGCCCGCACCGCGACGCCGTGAACCGCTTCGTCCCCTCGCCCTGTTGGCCCTGGCCGGGCTCGCGCTCGCCTTGGGAGGCTGCGGCGGCGGCACCGCCCCCAGGCGAGTCGCCCGCGTGGTGGTGAGGCCCGGGGCGCTGCTCCTGACCTCCGAGGGGGAGACCGCGACGCTCACGGCCGAGGTGCTGGACGCCTCCGGGGCGACCGTGGAGGCCGCCGTCACGTGGGAGAGCTCGGACCCCTCGGTCGTGGCGGTGAGCGCGGACGGCGAGCTGACGGTCACCGGCCCGCTCGGCTCCGCCATGGTCACGGCGACAGCGGGAGGCGTGGCCTCGTTCCCGACGACGGTGGTCGTGGCCGAACCGGTGAGCGGCGCGATACTCCTCCACGACGACCAGGTGGTCACGCCGCCGGCGGACGTGGCCGGCACCGCCGACCCGGTGAGGCAGCTGGTGGTCCTCACCGGGCCCGACGACCTCGAGCCGAGCGACGTGATCATCGGCGCCCAGGAGGTGGGCATCGGCGGCGTCGTGGAGTCGGTGACGCCGGTGCAGGACGGCTACGAGGTCGTCTACGCGCCGCTGCCGCCCCAGGACCTCTTCGCCAAGCTGCTCGTAGACCTCGACGTGGACCTGGCAGCCGCGCCGGTCGTGCCCGTCGGGGACCTGGCGGGAGCCGTCGCGGTGCGCCCCGCGGGACGCGGCATCAGCGAGGCGGACGCGGTCTCCCCGACCCCCGTGGACCTCGAGATCGAGTGCCAGGGCGGGTCGACGCTGGCGACGGTCTCGGGGCTCAACACCACGCTCGAGAACGCCCTGCGCTACCACGTCCACGTCTCCGAGGGCATCGTCGACCCCGTCCCGACCGAGTTCTACGTCGACGGGAAGATCACCCAGAAGGTCACCGGCGGCCTCAGCGTCAAGGCGGGGTTCACGGGCACCTACACCTGCACGGCGAAGCTCTTCACTATCGACGTCCCCATCGGCGGGGCCCTCTCCCTGCTGGCGACGCCCTCCGTGCCGATCGGGGTGGTCCTCAGCGCACAGGGCTCGCTGACCCTCGCCGGCATCACGCTGAACGTCGAGGACACCGACGGCCTCGAGCTCGACGCCGGCTTCGAGTACGACGAAGTGACCGGCGTGAAGCTGCACGACGAGTTCAAGCCGATCCACGAGGGCCCCAAGCTGGTGCTCGACCTCGTGACGCCCACGGGGTTCAGGGTGGGGCTCCAGGGCTTCTTCGGCCTGGCGTCGGGGATCGACCTCGAGGTCGTGGGCCTCGACCCCATCAGCATCGTCCAGGCCCAGGCCGGCATACAGCAGAGCTTCGACCTGGCCGGGCCGGAGGCCCAGGCGGAGAGCAGCGCCTACGCGTCCGCCTACGACCTCTCGCTCGTGGCCAACGTCGGCATCGGCACCGACCTGATGGAGCTGGTCGAGTGGCTGAAGCTCAAGGCCGCCGCGGTGCAGCCCGCGCAGCTCACGGTGACGCAGCCGCTGTCGAGGTCGCCGACGGGCAAGCTCACGGCCTCGACGACCTCGCCTGCGCCGGGCGAGGAGGTGCACCTGCACGTGAGTCTCGACCCCGCGAACCTCAGCTACATCGGCCACTACAACGTCTCGAAGGTCGAGATCTACCGCGCCAGGGGCACCGACGAGCCCGGCCTGTTCCGGATCATCGAGGCGACCCAGACGGACGAGGCGGAGTTCGACTCGGTGTGGGACACGGCGGGCGAGCCGCCCGGCGACTACAGGTTCTACGCCTTCGTCGTCGACGAACTGCTCTCGAGGGTCGTCGAGGTGCCGCTCGAGGTCGACGGGAACTCCGAGGTCGTCGTGCACCTGGGAGGGGCCTGCACCGACGAGCTCGCGGCTCCCTTCGCCCCCGCCAGCGCCTGCACGGGCACCACCACCTGGGACTACGAGCGCTCGAACGAGGTGAACGGGATCGCGCAGCAGCTGCACGTGACCGCCAGCGGGCTGGAGTGGGAGCAGAGCGGCGACGACCCCTCGCGCTTCGACCTCGTGGCGGCAACGGTGACGTGGACAGACGACGTCGAGTACATCGCGCCCTGCTCGATCACGAGCTCGGGCACTGACGTGACCGTCACGAACACGGACCCGGACGCCGGCTCCTACGTGACGGGCCTCATCGTCGTGCAGCCGGACGGCACCTACTACGGCTCCGGCTACGTCTACCTGGTGGACGCCGCCGACGACGGCTGCTTCGGGGGGACCTCGGACGAGACCGTGCCGCTGTTCCAGACGGGCGACGAGCACCCGGCCCTGGTCCCCGACGGCAGCGGCGGCAGCTTCCTGACGGGCTTCGCCAGCTCAACCGACGCGCTGGACGGCCGGCTGGAGACGAGCTGGAGCTTCCACTTCCCGCGGCTGCCCCCGGGCCCGTAG
- a CDS encoding BTAD domain-containing putative transcriptional regulator — protein MVAPLDDGRAGATRPGPGPSGLRVQLTGVPGAWVEGRWIDFRADRRFLLLARLALADDWVGRERLADLFWQETSTDKALVNLRQLLKRVAALEWVGALERQEDRLRWTVATDVKEMERAAARGDVEAALLCVRGPLLDGMDGDVSPQVATWLACERERLAERCRNLRLDLATRLARSGQHSPAAALLEAMMRADAYDEEATFAYMQVVVASGRPLKALRAYQRFSRRLNEDLGLEPCRCTRLLAEEIRREGAAARPGPPPVGRAAFPA, from the coding sequence ATGGTCGCCCCTCTTGACGACGGACGGGCGGGCGCTACTCGGCCGGGCCCGGGGCCCAGCGGGCTCCGCGTCCAGCTCACGGGAGTCCCCGGCGCGTGGGTGGAGGGACGCTGGATCGACTTCAGGGCCGACCGGCGCTTCCTCCTCCTGGCTCGTCTGGCTCTGGCGGACGACTGGGTCGGCCGCGAGCGCCTCGCTGACCTGTTCTGGCAGGAGACCAGCACCGACAAGGCCCTGGTCAACCTGAGGCAGCTCCTCAAGCGCGTGGCGGCGCTCGAGTGGGTCGGCGCCCTCGAGCGGCAGGAGGACCGGCTGCGGTGGACCGTGGCGACTGACGTGAAGGAGATGGAGCGGGCGGCGGCGCGCGGGGACGTCGAGGCGGCCCTCCTCTGCGTCCGCGGGCCGCTGCTCGACGGCATGGACGGCGACGTGTCGCCGCAGGTGGCCACCTGGCTGGCGTGCGAGCGCGAGCGACTGGCGGAGCGCTGCCGGAACCTGAGGCTCGACCTGGCCACGAGGCTGGCCCGCTCCGGGCAGCACTCGCCCGCCGCCGCGCTGCTGGAGGCGATGATGCGCGCCGACGCCTACGACGAGGAGGCGACGTTCGCCTACATGCAGGTCGTCGTCGCTTCGGGGAGGCCGCTCAAGGCGCTGCGCGCCTACCAGCGCTTCAGCCGGCGGCTGAACGAGGACCTCGGCCTGGAGCCGTGCCGCTGCACCAGGCTGCTGGCCGAGGAGATCAGGCGCGAGGGGGCCGCGGCGCGGCCCGGGCCGCCGCCGGTCGGGCGCGCCGCCTTCCCGGCGTAG